The region atttttcaatgaaaaattattgaactatccatataaaataatgatatCAAGGTTAAATATCGATTACGGTTTTTTCATCGAATGGGCAGATACTTTTATGACACGTTTTTGAAGTGAAGTGAAAATTATGTTAGGCCATAGTAGTTCAATTTCTTATGTTCTGACAATCATtagatatataaaattgtataataGTTTATTCTTATTTTCATCTTTATCTTGGGTTTAATATAATACAGATTTTATCGAACTATTACTTTTGTAtggaatatatttttgaaattttgagatattttactAATTTTATGGACATCCTTCAAGATAAGCCATTACCAGATTCAGGTATCGACCACCTACCCAGTTTCGGCTGAAATATTTCGTTACAACACATATTAAAccgaattattcattcaaaaaatgcaGTTTTTTGGATTCTACAgctataattaattcatatatAGCAACCAGAGCACTGCAGTCGTGCAGATACGATTGTTATTATTCCAAAAATCCTGATGAGGCATTACCAATACAAATTTATCGTTCACAGTAATAAATGTACCAAATGATCCTAACCCCATTTTTCAGTATTCtaacatatttcattttcagaaacTTTTCGATGCGATTACTGTCACAAAATATTCTATCAGCCCAACAGCCTTCAATTGCATAAATATATGGATTGTAAAGTTAGGAACACAATTCTAGGTTGTAAACATGGATGTGGATATTCAAGTACACGGAAGTATCATTTGGAGAGACACTAcagaaataaacataaaaactaaataaagttttatattatatttgtttttggtaacttcttcattttcatgatgataaaataaattaatgtgtCCATGACTATTATTTAGAATTCACATTATTCTCTATTGAATAATCGTTCAACATTTTATGTGAACCACCTGTGTACTGTCCCATCGAACTTCCATGGTGACAGTGCTTATTCTATGAGATGtcacaaaataatttacagtgttgccattataatcatTTTGGATTGTATCAATCGTGTTAGAATAACATTTATTGATTCACTCAAGATCAGAACCTATCAATCTGCAAACTcacagaatattttttcatttattttctcatGGCAGAAAACATTTTGAGAATCTTGGCAGCTTTTGAACGTGAATTTTTTGTTAGAATATAGTCTTTTGGTCTAATAGATAATTGaagttgataaaataaaaagacTATAATTTCAAGTCGAACCTAGAAGCATCTGAATATCGTAGGCACACCTGGTAAGTTTCTTCATTTGTGTTGTCTGACGAAAGATCCAAACATCATTTTGACTGTTGTCAATGTCTATTTACCAAAATAGAAATCACAGAAATCTTTTGACTCACCTGTATTTCTACTTTCAGGAAAAGTTCCTCTTCAATGTTATATTTGTGGAAAAAGCTACAAACATAGTTCATCATTGTACCGTCACATCCATTTTGAGTGCAACAAACCGCCTGGATTCAAATGTCCTTTAGAAAGTTGTAGTTATATAACTAAACGAAAAAGTAGCCTCAAAACTCATTATCTAGCCAAACATGCCAAGGTTCAAAAAAGgaacaatgaaatttttttttcttgaatcgatattATTAGTCAATAAGTTCTTTGGTTGTTCAAATCTGTGTTATTTTCGATTTCTTGAGAATTATCTACAGGGTATTTCAAGAATCAAGGGGCATATTTATCATGTCAAGAAAATTTGTGGAGCAAAAAAATATGACCCTCTAGATCGTTACTTTCACTTGGCATGTAAAAacgataaaaagtgtttaaAAGTTGATCGTAATATCTTGAAAACTGAGGAAGTTATGaagacaaaaattaaaaattctgaaatgttaATGCTCTGTAGATCGATAACGATGcgtttgagatatattttcagGGAAAAAAAAGTCTCATCTGACctgaaaaatttgataaatgTTCTTGAAAccatgtatatatattttttttttcaataattcctgtAATTTGAGAATACGTTATTTTGGAATGTTGTTTGGAAGTTGGGAGGAATATTAAATATGAGTTttcgaatttgtttttttattgccTTTCCAGTGCcctatttttaaatttctactgatttcttgtaatttttatgGCTTTTGGAACCACGCTAGGAAGGAAGTGAAGTAATACCTTATACATAATCTTTActagacaattttttttccctTGAATCAAATAGGttcaatattctcagttatacacaaaaaataacagatataacaatatttaatttcgaaaatttaataAACTTAAACTTCAAAAAATGGTATGGTGGCAATCTAATAACTCCATGTCCAGCATTTTGTAAAACCAGATCTATATGGTACTTTTTGAAATTTGGATCGTAAGGAAATTTTAGACCTAAAAATACGTGAATAAAAGTTTTTGAATAACACAAGACTAAGATTTAAGATTGCACTGCGctctaatggtctattgtgccccccttCAGAGCTATTCCGCTATTTCGTGATATAGAGCTCACCTTCAAATTCCAGAGTTCTTATGAACACCAGTATCTGGTATGACTTCAAGGATTtagcgttggctagtgatggcgaggcattccgtcaccaggagattcagagtttcttcctcctccccacagaatctgcactcgtcgttttcagCTAGAGCTGCTTTTTGAGGCAACAATTCTTTGTGAGGATGTGTAGTATACTCTTGCAAAGATCCAGATACATCTTAGGTTTCGCAATATCAAAAAAACTtgttggaatgatccaacccaggaagattctgcTAGAATGTTTTTCTTTCGGTTTTTCTACTCCTGAATGTTTTCTGGAGAAGGAACAAATCCTAAAGAAATACtcaaattgaataatgaatcatttttgcaatttcttggatcaaatccaataacacaaacagaaCTAATGACGTGTCCAGTACCAACTTGAATTCTGTAAATCGAAATATTATTGAATGAGCCATCACCaacttaatttttattttccataGATACTCGAGATGTCAAATATTCCTCAACGGATTATTCAACGTAATTTTTCCTATTCTAGCTGGATCCTCATTCAAATGTACCACTTGTAATAAAAAGTACAAGCGAAAAGCACACCTTCGACGTCACAAGAAGTATGAATGTAACAGAAAAGCAACCTTTCAGTGTCAGTACTGCGATTCTATGTTCAACAGAACTGATGTGTTGGGAAGACACCAAAGACTCAagcacttcaaaatttgatttttgagtTATTTTACTCATTCAGTTGaagttttgattattttttcgagAATTCAGATTATGTTTTTGTTACAATTATGTTTATgttctttcattttatttttgttagaacaaattttcaataaaatagttcctggaattttctatttttaaatcaTGATATCAATATTTATTCGATATTTTGCTGATTACATATCatgcaaatttttaaaaaaactcTGAACAATCTAATAAAATTAACTCacagtatttttttcaaatatacatGTGTAGGTTTACACCACGTCTTGGTGAACTATTATAAGAAACatcattggaaaaaaaataagtcAGAAaatggtggtaatccctcttaatccTTTAATTTTCTGACTTCGAATTAAACGTTAACACCATGCAATCCAGAGTAAAATACGGGGTGCAGGTCTGATCAGTGGTGGGAATTTATACTCTTCACTATTTCAGCCTTCCTCTCGATGAGTATTCTCGATTGCATGGTTTCTTTTTTTGATTCTCATCATACAAAAAGTAGTAAGTGCAcacaaatatattttcttcaaaccAAGTAAGTCAAACGGAATTCATACTAAAGGTTGTCATTTGCAGGAAGCGATACGATGTCTGCTACATCAGCTGAATACGCTGCATCTTCTCCTTTCCCTCAAGATATGGAGGTTGAACCTGCATCATTGGAACCTGTCGAGGAACCTGTACATTTAAAGTTGGAAATAGAGGAAGCAGAAGCTCACACTACAGCCTCTGGTTATGAAGGACCCTGTGAGCATACACCAAGGGTGAGCTTTCATTTCATCCCATCTTCTTTCTCTTGGTCAATCCAAAGCTAAATAATCTCCTTCTTTGTTGATCTCTGGCAAAGTTGATTATATCCCAAAACATAATTCATTTCTTCTCCAGAATCTCCTCGAACTCCTCAATGCTAGTAATGAAGGCAGAGCTATATTGGCTGAGCAACGAACGAAGGGATGTCTTTCGCAAAATGCTAGGACCATACTTacaaaacttataattcaagaagaattaaaAGAAGATGTGAATAGACGTATACCAGGAGAGAGActacaattcctctcctatgaaataaaaaacctaTTCCCTAGGGAATATGCAACAACCTATTATGTACCATATCAGTTATCCTCCATTGGCTCGAAACAATCTGCCAAGGGTAAACTGACCTACTATTTGCACAATTTGAGGAGGAGGAGTAGGATATACAAGAGTAAAGGTTACGTAGCAACTAGATCAACAGCCACCTGTCCAAATCTTCCAACTGGTGAAGTGAAAGAACAGTTGCAGTGGCTTAGAATTTACTCTGATCCATGGGTTACTgttgaagaatattggaaaatcaCCAGAAATGCCAGAATGAATATTTTGTCCAAGGATGGATTGAcgatatatgaatatttttccatGTTGCCATGCTTACAGCAACAAAGTGGCTGCTTGCTGGTAAGatgaagaataatttaaattaaTCGGAATGGttgaaatgtttcttgttcaatAATACTTCAAATATGAGAGgtctactatacagggtgtttcctaaacatgcggcaaaaattcagggggttgttccttggactattttaagcatgttttgtccttggatgatttttgaaaaacctctttgtttcgaagatacagggcgaacaacatttttcatatttttaaaattaataatagtttaaataaaaatgcgtaccgcactgtgtttactaagtaggtacaatttatttttaaatttgtttaacaacattccaattactaaaaacggccagttttttgactaaaaattgataagtgcagatggtaaaggaatacagattaaacacggttttcatttgaattcgttttgtgatgtattagcaattaacattttatctttgactattatgaatcgctatacaaacaccgagatgactgacatgaatttcatttatggcctgctcgttccccggacttaaaccccttagattatttcctatggggccatctaaaatcattagtttataccactccagtagaaaatgtggaagacttgcgaaatcggatcattgctgggtgtaacttaataagaaatgatcctggtgtttttgaaagggttcggcagtcaatgaggagatgattggatgcttgtatgctggctagaggtggtcattttcaacagtttttgtaggttgagttgaattttcatgtaatttttcataataaaatgttattatctgaaattttgtttcccctatatcttcgaaacaaataggtttttcaaaaatcatcaaaggacaaaatattctcagaatagtccaaggaacaaccccctgaatttttgccgcatgtttaggaaacaccctgtatattgccattaaattttatgaatacAGCATGTTTTAGAATTcaggaaatgaacatttatggTGAATCCCTCAAATGAAATGCAGAATatctttttatgaatttatcagCCTTAATTTTCATGATATAGTGTTAAAGTACCGTCCTCTAATGAAATTAAGAGATGATGGATTGAATATCTACCATAAATGTTTCTCTGTTTCTCTTTCctcaaattatatatataatcaAGCAGTGAATTTTTTACAGCTCTTAAAAGATTTCGATCACCTGTATGGGAATGTGACAGGCAATCTATCTGCTAATTTTCCTCTGCTCAAAAAGAGGTTGTTAGAAGTGGTGAGAAACAAAGCTAAAACTACTACTGTCTGTTCTTCGAATCTATTATTGACACAATTGTTGAGATTAGCTGAATGTGAGTACCTACAACAGTGGactaattcataaaaattttctgaGCATTTGGGCGTTCAAACGGCTTGGATGGTCATAATCTCTTATTGTTTTTTTCTAGCTGGCGAAGAGCAGATGAACTTAGCCCTTTTCTTGGGCTTAACATTATTATTGCACAAGCAGAAGGGGAAGAAGAGTGATTCATCTGGAATAGATGCAGGAGAGAGCTTTATAACTCACATAAGATCCACTGCAGAAATTGAAGAAACGATCAAGAGACGTCGAGAACAAATGATAAGTTTAAAAAAGCCCTTACAGCCATTTATAATAATGGTGGGAAATGAGCTCAACAACATCCACAGTTATTATGTAACTGTGGATCAATATTTTTACAAATGTCCTAATATTATGGAAACTGTGGATACTTGTTTTAAAATCATTCATGTGCTCAATATTGAATATCCTAGTGAATGCAAAGCCGTCTGGATGTTTATTCAGTTAGGTTTTTACCAAATGAAAACGGCATTTGACTGCCACTTCATTTCAGTCACCACACTCTTATCGGAACTGGGAGTAGAGGAACATACTCAAGAATAATGCCTGTTTGTAATGTAAATCTTTTTTGGGTTTATGTTTTTTATAGATACAATAATTTGGTATTATTTAGAAGAAAATTAATCCACAGcattatttgttttattatatgGTAAGAATATAACCATCGTCCGTCAATACATGTACTtgtaatttatttataaataaatattttataaaagtgatatttttttattcaaactcgactgaatattttttcattgcggTTCAAATCGTCGTCATGAACTAACAAAATgagaatattataataaatttgtatttattgttTCGTGGTACAATCAAACCAAATTTGTACAAAGACTTCCAGCATAATAAAGTCAAAACTTAATTATCACTGATCATTTGAACCCAAAGAAGAGATTTGGAATGCAACATGTCATATTTTTCCCTTTGCTCTTCACATAGAGGCTTCTAGTTCATAATCGAACAGCTGTAAGCTCAAATCACAACTTGAAACATCCAATAAATGCTCTTTTATCCATTTGTGTTATCTATTTGAACCCCATGTATTATTCTATGACAGTTGTCAAAGACTTTTACACCATTTCACAATTTAATTCATAGATCTCTCCATAATATATATTATCCTTTTAGGAAAAGTCCTACTGCAATGTCGGAACTGTGGCAAAAGCTACAAACATAGTTCATCTTTATACCGTCACATCCAGTTTGAGTGCAACAAGCCACCTGGATTCAAATGTCCTTTGGAAAGTTGCAGTTATATAACCAAACATAAAAGTAGTCTCAAAGGTCACTACTTTACTAGACATGCTaagattcaaaataagaacaatcagatttttttttcttgagtcATTTGAGTTGTTTGATCaatggaatcaatttcttctgATTTTGTCAGAATGATAGAGGGTAATTCAAAGAAGATTAATCATTAGGAGTTTACAAAGAATAGATTTCAGTTGGATAGTTATTAAGACAATAAAATCTGTAAATTCAGAATACATCAGATTTTTTGGGAATTAAACATTGATTTCGATGTTGTTTTTTCATTGCTTTCCAGATCATAAATATTTGATCATAGTCCTGATTATTTTTGCTCAAATTTATTTCTGATTTGTTGAATTAATCCATTTTGGAACTTTACTATGTAAAGTATCTCGATATCTTTACATATTCTTCCTTAGATAGAAGTTCTAGTGGGTTCACTACCTGAAACGTAAAAACGCGTAAAAATTGACCAAACAAATTTGAACTTTTGCTGACAAAGCCAGAATTGAGGACCAGGAAGGtgttgctgtg is a window of Harmonia axyridis chromosome 2, icHarAxyr1.1, whole genome shotgun sequence DNA encoding:
- the LOC123672478 gene encoding uncharacterized protein LOC123672478 isoform X1 — its product is MEDDQQFCLRWNNHQSTLVAVFDTLLESGTLVDCTLAAEGKYLNAHKVVLSACSPYFESLLSKHYDKHPILILKDVKFQELKAMMDYMYRGEVNISQDQLGALLKAAESLQIKGLSDNRKGGDVKTAAPAPPKSPQPASTIPKVQGLTIEQRTRENSREGSQSPGPRKKKRMRRKSEDLDNHDVHSNSSESHSNHGSTAQNIPLPAPSKLAADVPEPLETKSEIILRHKPSDEIIPQVPIKEKIETHTELMLEPKSEYIEEMNEDSIEDLTLDDDDMSNMEHMGDGAGPSHGNMGEGSSQGFGSWQIGNQSQDEVFLAAQEAVGAHRDSQGSDTMSATSAEYAASSPFPQDMEVEPASLEPVEEPVHLKLEIEEAEAHTTASGYEGPCEHTPRNLLELLNASNEGRAILAEQRTKGCLSQNARTILTKLIIQEELKEDVNRRIPGERLQFLSYEIKNLFPREYATTYYVPYQLSSIGSKQSAKGKLTYYLHNLRRRSRIYKSKGYVATRSTATCPNLPTGEVKEQLQWLRIYSDPWVTVEEYWKITRNARMNILSKDGLTIYEYFSMLPCLQQQSGCLLLLKDFDHLYGNVTGNLSANFPLLKKRLLEVVRNKAKTTTVCSSNLLLTQLLRLAESGEEQMNLALFLGLTLLLHKQKGKKSDSSGIDAGESFITHIRSTAEIEETIKRRREQMISLKKPLQPFIIMVGNELNNIHSYYVTVDQYFYKCPNIMETVDTCFKIIHVLNIEYPSECKAVWMFIQLGFYQMKTAFDCHFISVTTLLSELGVEEHTQE